The following coding sequences lie in one Porphyromonas asaccharolytica DSM 20707 genomic window:
- the fabG gene encoding 3-oxoacyl-[acyl-carrier-protein] reductase translates to MKLLQDKVALITGAARGIGKAIATKYAEAGCHVAISDLKVADEAKDYYTQLAQECGVTIRTYESNAADFEAAHQLVEQIVADFGKLDILVNNAGITRDGLLLRMSEQQWDAVINVNLKSAFNMTHAVAPVMMKQRQGSIINMASVVGVSGNAGQVNYSASKAGMIALAKSVAKELGSRGIRANSIAPGFIESDMTAVLSEEVRKEWAKQIPLRRGGKPEDVANVALFLASDLSSYMTGQVLSCCGGMNM, encoded by the coding sequence ATGAAACTACTTCAGGACAAAGTGGCTCTGATCACCGGAGCAGCACGTGGTATCGGCAAGGCGATCGCCACGAAGTATGCAGAGGCTGGATGCCATGTAGCTATCAGTGACCTCAAGGTTGCCGACGAAGCAAAGGATTACTATACTCAGCTGGCGCAGGAGTGCGGTGTCACGATACGCACCTACGAGAGCAATGCGGCAGACTTTGAGGCAGCGCATCAGCTCGTGGAGCAGATCGTCGCTGACTTTGGCAAGCTAGACATTCTAGTCAATAATGCCGGTATCACCCGTGATGGTCTGCTCCTACGTATGAGCGAGCAGCAGTGGGATGCGGTGATCAATGTCAACTTAAAGTCCGCCTTCAATATGACGCACGCTGTGGCTCCCGTCATGATGAAGCAGCGTCAGGGCAGCATCATCAATATGGCGAGCGTCGTCGGTGTGTCGGGCAATGCGGGGCAGGTGAACTACTCGGCCTCTAAGGCTGGTATGATCGCACTGGCTAAGAGCGTTGCCAAGGAGCTCGGCTCACGCGGTATCCGTGCCAACAGCATCGCGCCCGGCTTCATCGAGAGCGATATGACGGCTGTCCTCAGCGAGGAGGTGCGCAAGGAGTGGGCTAAGCAGATCCCGCTACGTCGTGGTGGCAAGCCGGAGGATGTGGCCAATGTGGCTCTCTTCCTCGCGAGCGACCTCTCCTCCTACATGACAGGACAGGTCCTCTCCTGCTGCGGCGGTATGAATATGTAA
- a CDS encoding TetR/AcrR family transcriptional regulator has translation MTSTQHMRQRIVQMAHTLFVQQGVEETTMVAIAEAVGCSRRTVYTYYKDKQALLMAVIEREISLMSQSLSEVLSRPGDAITKLLVLLDNHLQLIQKTVQRQGVHNASFFSDSFNIERLRLKYDQSEYDMLKRILQEGHDRGELLVPDINSTAYLLLKSFKSLEAPYINRYHHEYGKEDYLRIIAAMKQLLRQGLTNHANTKPITQ, from the coding sequence ATGACCTCAACACAACACATGCGCCAGCGCATCGTCCAAATGGCTCACACGCTCTTTGTGCAGCAAGGAGTCGAGGAGACGACCATGGTCGCTATTGCAGAGGCTGTGGGGTGCAGTCGGCGCACGGTCTACACTTATTATAAGGACAAGCAGGCACTGCTCATGGCGGTCATAGAGCGGGAGATCAGTCTGATGAGCCAGTCGCTGAGCGAGGTGTTGTCTCGTCCGGGCGATGCGATCACTAAGCTGCTGGTACTGCTAGACAATCATCTGCAGCTGATACAGAAGACAGTGCAAAGACAGGGCGTGCATAATGCGAGCTTCTTTAGCGATAGCTTCAACATCGAGCGTCTTCGCCTCAAGTATGACCAGAGCGAGTACGACATGCTCAAGCGGATCCTACAGGAGGGACACGATCGAGGAGAGTTACTAGTCCCAGATATCAACTCGACAGCCTACCTGCTCCTCAAGAGCTTCAAGAGTCTAGAGGCACCTTACATCAATCGCTACCATCATGAGTACGGCAAGGAGGACTACCTACGCATCATCGCTGCGATGAAGCAGCTCCTCAGGCAGGGACTGACCAATCATGCAAATACAAAACCTATAACTCAATAG
- a CDS encoding sensor histidine kinase: MSSTRRLLGSLPTNILLVVLALVVALLPLILSEPLVRRMADEERLKMQTWAEATECIASQSDEQLNALALQILESNTTIPLILTDSLGNILGYKNIDSAAVARDSTYLEKRLTAFRSGYAPIEIDLGTAGRQYLYYSDSSNLRRLLRFPYLQTGIFILYIIILVLTIRSLLHWEQDRIWVGLSKETAHQLGTPISSLMAWTELLKSYDLPPEIIESIGQDVNRLELIAHRFQKVGSLPELTPIELNGLVATSVQYLSRRISRQVEIVFEPAPEELCCLITPDLMSWVIENIVKNGVDAMDGKGTITITTEAHGKNAYLEITDTGRGMTRATQRMIFKPGFTTKERGWGLGLSLARRIIRHYFRGRIYVKRSELQVGTTFRITLPLQQLP; encoded by the coding sequence ATGTCATCCACCAGGAGATTACTCGGCTCCCTACCTACCAATATACTACTTGTCGTGCTGGCACTCGTCGTGGCACTCCTCCCGCTCATCCTCTCGGAGCCACTCGTGAGACGCATGGCTGATGAGGAGCGACTCAAGATGCAGACCTGGGCCGAGGCGACCGAGTGCATAGCTAGCCAAAGCGACGAGCAGCTCAATGCCTTAGCCCTCCAAATATTAGAGTCAAACACCACCATACCGCTCATCCTCACAGACAGCCTCGGGAACATCCTAGGATACAAAAACATTGACTCCGCGGCGGTCGCTCGTGACTCAACCTATCTGGAGAAGCGGCTCACAGCTTTTCGCTCTGGCTACGCTCCTATCGAGATTGACCTAGGTACCGCTGGACGCCAATACCTTTACTACAGCGACAGCAGTAACCTAAGGCGGTTGCTACGCTTCCCCTATCTGCAGACAGGTATCTTCATCCTCTACATCATCATCCTCGTCCTCACCATTCGTAGCCTACTGCACTGGGAGCAGGACCGTATATGGGTCGGGCTCAGCAAGGAGACCGCCCACCAGCTCGGCACGCCCATCTCCTCGCTCATGGCGTGGACCGAACTGCTCAAGAGTTACGACCTACCCCCCGAAATCATCGAGAGCATAGGCCAAGATGTCAATCGCCTCGAACTGATCGCCCACCGCTTCCAGAAGGTCGGCAGCCTACCCGAGCTGACGCCCATAGAGCTCAACGGACTGGTCGCCACCTCCGTGCAGTACCTCTCACGACGCATCTCCAGACAGGTAGAGATCGTCTTTGAGCCAGCACCCGAGGAGCTCTGCTGCCTCATCACGCCCGACCTCATGAGCTGGGTCATAGAGAACATCGTCAAGAACGGCGTCGACGCGATGGACGGCAAGGGCACGATCACCATCACGACAGAGGCTCACGGCAAGAACGCCTACCTAGAGATCACCGACACGGGCCGTGGTATGACACGAGCCACGCAGCGCATGATCTTCAAGCCAGGCTTCACCACCAAGGAGCGTGGCTGGGGGCTCGGCTTATCGCTCGCACGTCGCATCATACGGCACTACTTCCGCGGGCGCATCTACGTCAAGCGCTCCGAGCTACAAGTCGGCACCACCTTCCGTATCACCCTCCCCCTGCAGCAGCTCCCCTAG
- a CDS encoding CD225/dispanin family protein, translated as MRQYYIVCNGQELGPYTVEELSARRITPQTMIRVEGMSDACPAQELDELRILFEYQAPGPNPYAGAPAYGSPYGFGAPRGSYMQPQNRPKMPPDNLLWSILCVLFFFPLGIIPLVYSIQVFTYYDRGNYAEAENASRNSLLWAKGLTIAAAVCIGVAIAIFVFIAIAATSAISAAL; from the coding sequence ATGAGGCAGTACTATATCGTCTGCAATGGACAGGAGCTAGGTCCCTACACGGTTGAGGAGTTGTCCGCACGAAGGATTACTCCCCAGACTATGATACGCGTCGAGGGTATGAGCGATGCTTGTCCGGCTCAAGAACTGGATGAGCTACGCATTCTCTTTGAGTACCAAGCCCCTGGTCCCAATCCCTATGCGGGGGCTCCAGCTTATGGCTCCCCGTATGGCTTTGGCGCACCGAGGGGTAGCTACATGCAACCACAAAATCGCCCCAAGATGCCACCCGACAATCTGTTGTGGAGCATCCTCTGCGTCTTATTCTTCTTCCCGCTAGGGATCATACCGCTTGTCTACTCGATACAAGTCTTTACGTACTATGATAGAGGCAACTACGCAGAAGCTGAGAACGCAAGTCGCAACTCGCTCCTGTGGGCTAAGGGGCTTACCATTGCCGCCGCTGTGTGCATAGGCGTTGCCATAGCCATCTTCGTATTCATAGCTATTGCTGCCACGTCGGCAATCTCGGCAGCTTTGTAA
- the rsmA gene encoding 16S rRNA (adenine(1518)-N(6)/adenine(1519)-N(6))-dimethyltransferase RsmA: MDSVRAKKYLGQHFLTDHGAAQRIADSVADYLGTPILEVGPGMGVLTQPLLEAGHDLQVIDIDHESIEYLHQHFPQLSQEGRIIEGDFLKLPAEELIPGRADMPFVVIGNYPYNISSQIFFRILELRERIPAVAGMLQHEVAQRLCASPGGRDYGILSVLLQCWYDCDYLFKVSKRDFNPPPKVDGGVMIARRNSRTELPCDEANFKRVVKTAFGQRRKMLRNALMSLFGKEFPYADHEIFTLRAERLSVEDFISLTLMYEALPTDNLTTP; encoded by the coding sequence ATGGATTCTGTACGAGCAAAGAAATATCTAGGGCAGCACTTTCTCACGGACCACGGCGCAGCACAGCGCATTGCCGACTCGGTCGCCGACTATCTCGGTACGCCGATCCTAGAGGTAGGCCCTGGCATGGGCGTCCTGACGCAGCCACTCCTAGAGGCGGGGCACGACCTGCAGGTGATCGACATAGATCATGAGAGTATCGAGTATCTGCACCAGCACTTCCCGCAATTGAGCCAAGAGGGGCGGATCATCGAGGGAGACTTTCTCAAGCTCCCCGCTGAGGAGCTGATCCCTGGTCGGGCGGACATGCCTTTTGTGGTGATCGGCAACTATCCGTACAATATCTCTTCGCAGATCTTCTTTCGCATCCTAGAGCTACGCGAGCGCATCCCTGCTGTGGCGGGCATGCTACAGCACGAGGTGGCACAGCGGCTGTGCGCCTCGCCTGGAGGGCGTGACTACGGCATCCTGAGCGTCTTGCTCCAGTGCTGGTACGACTGCGACTACCTCTTTAAGGTGTCTAAGCGCGACTTCAATCCACCGCCCAAGGTAGATGGTGGCGTGATGATCGCACGACGAAATAGTCGCACCGAGTTGCCCTGCGATGAGGCTAACTTCAAGCGGGTGGTCAAAACCGCCTTCGGGCAGCGGCGGAAGATGCTGCGCAATGCCTTGATGTCACTCTTTGGCAAGGAGTTCCCCTACGCTGATCATGAGATCTTCACGCTCCGTGCAGAGCGTCTCTCGGTAGAGGACTTTATCAGTCTCACCTTGATGTACGAAGCACTACCAACTGACAACCTAACAACACCTTAA
- a CDS encoding alkaline phosphatase: MKSILRILLLLLPTLSLVGQQKEYPLPEHPAKNVILLISDGTSLPAVSLARWYQRALDPQAQHLALDPYLSGSVITYCSNAPIGDSAPTTSCYMTGVPSIDGFIATYPYSEPHNDLVPLDSSWAYRPVVTLLEAAKQTQGKRIGVVCTCEFPHATPADCTAHTPSRKLYKSIVPQMVDNGVDLLLGGGTSLMTSELKERLNRQGIALYLDDLAAMRAHRGGGMWALFGDMDMPYDMDRRSLGDTLRYPSLAEMTETAIRNLENPNGFVLMVEGSKVDWAAHANDPVAMATEFLAFDKAVAVALDYAQRDGNTIVLVTADHGNSGMSIGRVDRGYARLTLDELIKPLTRFRYSSVELGRKTSQTALSLLADSLYIWSGIRPSEEELAEINAIEDYACSTLSAEQRKAKYAELGWSQKYRLKEYFVDWMKRHLLIGFTTHGHTGEEVFLASYTPQRLTPIRGCVTNIDLHNYMRTQLGLKQTMMELSEEYYAPHDALFPQAQCEITGDQPEEKRITIHYKGHEIELRAYQRRAWVDGVEQELPTPVVYVSETNKFYLSRTLARQL; encoded by the coding sequence ATGAAAAGCATCTTGCGTATCTTACTGCTGCTCCTCCCCACGCTCTCACTGGTAGGGCAGCAAAAGGAGTACCCCCTACCAGAGCACCCTGCGAAGAATGTGATCCTCCTCATCTCGGACGGCACCTCGCTACCGGCAGTCTCATTGGCTCGTTGGTACCAAAGGGCACTGGACCCTCAGGCGCAGCACCTAGCACTCGACCCTTACCTCTCGGGGAGTGTCATCACCTACTGCTCTAATGCACCGATCGGGGACTCGGCTCCGACCACCTCGTGCTATATGACGGGCGTTCCCTCGATCGATGGCTTTATCGCGACCTATCCGTACAGCGAGCCACACAATGACCTCGTACCGCTCGACTCCTCGTGGGCTTACCGTCCTGTCGTGACCCTTTTGGAAGCTGCCAAGCAGACGCAAGGCAAGCGTATCGGGGTCGTCTGCACGTGTGAGTTTCCGCATGCTACGCCAGCAGACTGCACGGCTCATACGCCTTCTCGCAAGCTCTACAAGAGCATCGTGCCACAGATGGTGGACAATGGCGTGGACCTCCTCCTGGGTGGTGGCACCTCGCTGATGACGAGTGAACTAAAGGAGCGTCTGAACCGCCAGGGTATAGCGCTTTACCTCGATGATCTCGCAGCTATGCGAGCGCATCGAGGGGGCGGTATGTGGGCACTTTTTGGAGATATGGATATGCCGTACGATATGGACAGGCGTTCGCTGGGAGACACGCTGCGCTACCCTTCGCTGGCTGAGATGACGGAGACGGCAATCCGTAATCTGGAGAACCCTAACGGCTTCGTCCTGATGGTCGAGGGCAGCAAGGTAGACTGGGCGGCTCACGCCAACGATCCCGTGGCGATGGCTACGGAGTTTCTAGCTTTTGACAAGGCGGTTGCCGTGGCGCTGGACTATGCACAGCGGGACGGGAATACGATCGTCCTCGTGACGGCAGACCATGGAAATAGCGGTATGAGCATCGGTCGTGTGGATCGAGGCTATGCGCGTCTGACACTCGATGAACTGATCAAGCCGCTGACGCGCTTTCGCTACAGTTCGGTAGAGCTAGGACGTAAGACAAGTCAGACGGCTCTCTCACTCCTTGCCGATAGTCTCTACATCTGGAGCGGCATACGTCCCTCGGAGGAGGAGCTAGCAGAGATCAATGCAATCGAGGACTACGCCTGCTCGACACTCTCGGCTGAGCAACGCAAAGCGAAGTATGCTGAGCTGGGCTGGAGCCAGAAGTACCGTCTGAAGGAGTACTTCGTTGACTGGATGAAGCGTCATCTGCTCATCGGCTTTACGACGCACGGACATACGGGCGAAGAGGTCTTTCTCGCTAGCTACACGCCACAGCGGTTGACGCCGATCAGAGGTTGTGTGACCAACATTGATCTGCATAACTATATGCGTACGCAGCTGGGTCTGAAGCAGACGATGATGGAGCTGTCGGAGGAGTACTATGCGCCACACGATGCGCTCTTTCCTCAGGCTCAGTGCGAGATAACGGGTGATCAGCCCGAGGAGAAGCGGATCACGATCCACTACAAGGGACACGAGATCGAGCTACGCGCCTACCAGCGCAGAGCATGGGTTGACGGGGTGGAGCAAGAGCTTCCGACGCCTGTCGTCTATGTCTCCGAGACGAACAAGTTTTACCTCTCTCGCACCTTGGCGCGCCAGCTTTAG
- a CDS encoding DMT family transporter, whose translation MTDKTSTPSTDWLGYLMGLISSATFGLIPLLSIPVLSQGVAEGTVLMYRFLIAALIVGSIVVIRRESLRISWRSFLILLALSVLYFFSSFLLIEGYQHMPSGVATVLHFSYPTFVVLLMFLVFRQRINLLQGLAVLLALCGVSLISGFFESDVTAIPLRPLFTVLFSGFCYATYIVILRHSRLEPMSSFKLTTYVMGLSAILFALFCKATGASLLLDNTTQWIYTALLALIPTVCANITLVWAVQRIGSTPTAIMGALEPLTAVLVGALALGEELSLGQGIGIGVVLLAVLLLVVSPLLMRRLKQV comes from the coding sequence ATGACAGACAAGACAAGTACCCCCTCGACCGACTGGCTAGGCTATCTGATGGGACTCATCTCATCGGCCACCTTTGGACTGATACCACTGCTGAGCATACCCGTGCTGTCGCAGGGCGTGGCAGAGGGGACGGTGCTGATGTATCGCTTTCTCATCGCAGCACTCATCGTTGGCAGCATCGTCGTGATACGTAGAGAGTCGCTACGCATATCGTGGCGAAGCTTCTTGATCCTGCTCGCTTTGTCTGTCTTGTACTTCTTCTCCTCCTTCCTGCTCATCGAGGGGTATCAGCATATGCCGTCAGGAGTTGCTACGGTGCTTCACTTCAGCTATCCAACGTTTGTAGTACTGCTCATGTTTCTCGTCTTTCGTCAGCGGATAAACCTACTGCAAGGGCTGGCTGTCCTCTTAGCTTTATGTGGCGTGTCGCTTATCTCAGGCTTCTTTGAGTCTGACGTGACTGCTATCCCGCTGCGGCCGTTGTTCACAGTACTCTTCTCAGGCTTTTGCTACGCCACCTACATCGTCATCCTTCGGCACTCCCGCCTGGAGCCGATGAGCAGCTTCAAACTGACCACCTACGTGATGGGACTCTCGGCCATACTCTTTGCGCTCTTTTGCAAAGCTACAGGCGCCAGTCTCCTCCTGGACAATACGACGCAGTGGATCTATACCGCCCTGCTAGCACTCATCCCGACCGTCTGCGCCAATATCACGCTCGTCTGGGCGGTACAGCGAATAGGCTCCACACCGACCGCCATTATGGGGGCGCTAGAGCCACTCACAGCCGTCCTCGTGGGGGCATTAGCTCTAGGCGAGGAACTCTCCCTAGGTCAAGGCATCGGCATCGGTGTCGTCCTGCTGGCGGTCCTGCTACTAGTCGTGTCGCCGCTTCTGATGCGCCGACTCAAGCAAGTGTAG
- a CDS encoding sigma-70 family RNA polymerase sigma factor translates to MRQLKINQSITNRESASLDRYLQEIGRTSLISPEEEVELAREIHRGNRRALNKLVEANLRFVVSVAKQYQNQGLSLPDLINEGNIGMIKAAEKFDETRGFKFISYAVWWIRQSILQALAEQSRIVRLPLNQVGLQQKMNKAIVKFEQLNGRRPSPQEIAAELELPEDKIREALKVQGKHQSLDAPFVEGEDNNMLDVLVNEDTPSTDSSLINESLSAEIDRILDQLGDREAEVLRCFFGIGCPEMTLEEIGERTKLSRERVRQIKEKAIRRLKQSDRCEYLKAYLG, encoded by the coding sequence ATGAGACAATTAAAAATCAATCAGTCGATCACCAACCGTGAGAGTGCGTCGCTGGATCGTTACCTTCAAGAGATCGGGCGGACGAGCCTCATATCTCCTGAAGAGGAGGTGGAGCTGGCGCGAGAGATACATCGTGGTAATCGGCGTGCATTGAACAAGCTGGTGGAGGCCAACCTCCGGTTTGTCGTCTCTGTGGCAAAGCAGTATCAGAACCAAGGCCTGAGCCTTCCTGACCTGATCAATGAGGGAAATATTGGAATGATCAAGGCGGCCGAGAAGTTTGACGAGACACGCGGATTTAAGTTCATCTCCTACGCTGTGTGGTGGATCCGTCAGTCTATCCTGCAGGCGCTTGCCGAGCAATCACGCATCGTGCGTCTACCGCTCAATCAGGTGGGACTGCAGCAGAAGATGAATAAGGCGATCGTCAAGTTCGAGCAGCTCAACGGTCGTCGTCCTAGTCCGCAGGAGATAGCTGCTGAGCTGGAGCTCCCCGAGGACAAGATCCGTGAGGCGCTCAAGGTGCAGGGCAAGCATCAGTCGCTCGACGCTCCTTTTGTGGAGGGCGAGGACAACAACATGCTGGATGTCCTGGTCAATGAGGACACGCCCTCGACCGATAGTAGTCTGATCAACGAGTCTCTCTCTGCTGAGATAGATCGTATCCTGGATCAGCTGGGAGATCGAGAGGCGGAGGTGCTACGCTGCTTCTTTGGCATCGGTTGTCCTGAGATGACTCTCGAGGAGATCGGTGAGCGCACCAAGCTCTCTCGTGAGCGTGTGCGTCAGATCAAGGAGAAAGCGATCCGTCGTCTCAAGCAGTCTGACCGCTGCGAGTACTTAAAAGCATATCTTGGATAG
- a CDS encoding transglycosylase domain-containing protein, whose translation MKGKVIKVLWRLFGAFWTLVLIIFILIWHGVIGYMPDVEQLQNPIDKYASVLISDDGVQIGSYAHGSTNRIYVSYDELAEPLVQALIATEDVRFYQHSGVDMRGVGRAVIKRGVLRNTASGGGSTITQQLAKQLYSPHAKSTLQRLLQKPIEWVIAIKLERNYTKEEIIAMYLNQFDFLYNAVGIRSAAQTYFGKTPSELTLNESAMLVGMCKNPSLYNPVLHADSDAPLKRRNTVLLQMKKAGYLSEEAYTTAIAEPIHINFTNNTHSDGLAPYYREFVRLLLTAKKPKRSDYSQWNQEQYAIDSLLWETQPIYGWCQKNKKSDGSCYDLYADGLKIYGTIDSRMQQYAEEAVQKHMSEFVQPNFDREMRGSKLAPYSSDLTAQQRKDAIERALHNTDRWRSLKKLGMSPEEIRKTFDQKRKMRVWSYNGWIDKEMTPRDSVLYYKHFLHTGFMAMNSHNGNILAYVGDVDFRTFKYDMVSQGRRQVGSTIKPFLYSLSMIQGISPCEQVMHQPITLYDANGKAWTPRNTGAKRVGEMVSIKWGLQNSSNWVTAYLMGRTSPYTFVRLLHSFGIKGNIDPVVSVALGTPDVTVSEMVAAYSAFVNQGIRVDPIPVTRIEDRYGNVVATFTANLTEVLPARAALQMLDMMRAVIDGGTGGRLRFRHNLTMPLGGKTGTTQRHSDGWFVGFSPEIVAGCWVGGEERSIHFRSMAYGQGASAALPIFGYFMKAVYADPSLGYSVGTPFNVPAGFSPCGEQATVELHEPLSEAVDDAVDDVLDSILE comes from the coding sequence ATGAAAGGAAAGGTCATTAAGGTGCTGTGGCGGCTCTTTGGAGCCTTTTGGACTTTGGTCTTAATCATATTTATATTGATCTGGCATGGGGTCATAGGCTATATGCCTGATGTGGAGCAGTTGCAAAATCCTATCGATAAGTATGCCTCTGTCCTGATCTCGGATGATGGCGTGCAGATAGGATCCTACGCGCATGGCTCGACAAACCGTATCTACGTGAGCTATGACGAGCTTGCTGAGCCACTGGTACAGGCTCTGATAGCTACGGAGGATGTGCGCTTTTACCAGCACTCGGGTGTCGACATGCGAGGCGTGGGGCGTGCCGTCATCAAGCGTGGCGTGCTACGCAATACGGCTAGTGGTGGTGGTAGTACCATCACGCAGCAGCTGGCTAAGCAGCTCTACTCGCCTCATGCTAAGTCGACGCTACAGCGCCTTCTGCAGAAGCCTATTGAGTGGGTTATAGCGATCAAGCTGGAACGCAACTATACCAAGGAGGAGATCATCGCGATGTATCTGAATCAGTTTGACTTTCTTTACAACGCTGTCGGAATCCGCTCGGCCGCGCAGACTTATTTTGGCAAGACTCCCTCTGAGTTAACTCTGAATGAGTCGGCAATGCTGGTGGGGATGTGTAAGAATCCCTCACTCTACAACCCTGTCCTGCATGCTGACAGCGATGCACCACTGAAACGCCGCAACACGGTCCTCCTACAGATGAAGAAAGCGGGCTACCTCTCCGAGGAGGCTTACACGACCGCCATTGCCGAGCCGATCCATATCAACTTTACCAATAATACGCACTCCGATGGTTTGGCTCCTTATTATAGAGAGTTCGTGCGTCTCTTACTGACTGCCAAAAAACCTAAGCGAAGTGACTACTCGCAGTGGAATCAGGAGCAGTATGCTATCGACTCACTCCTCTGGGAGACACAGCCGATCTATGGATGGTGCCAGAAAAACAAAAAGTCTGACGGCTCCTGCTATGATCTCTATGCTGATGGGCTCAAGATCTATGGTACGATCGATAGTCGTATGCAGCAGTACGCTGAGGAGGCGGTTCAGAAGCACATGAGCGAGTTTGTACAGCCTAACTTCGATCGTGAGATGCGGGGCTCTAAGCTGGCTCCTTACAGTAGCGACCTGACAGCACAGCAACGCAAGGATGCTATCGAGCGTGCACTGCACAACACGGATCGCTGGCGATCGCTCAAGAAGCTCGGTATGTCGCCAGAGGAGATCCGCAAAACGTTTGACCAAAAGCGCAAGATGCGCGTCTGGAGCTACAACGGCTGGATCGACAAGGAGATGACTCCTCGGGACTCGGTACTATACTATAAGCACTTCCTCCACACGGGCTTCATGGCGATGAATTCGCACAACGGTAATATACTAGCCTATGTCGGAGATGTGGACTTTCGTACGTTTAAGTATGATATGGTCTCTCAGGGACGACGACAGGTGGGTTCGACGATCAAGCCTTTTCTCTACTCTCTCAGTATGATACAGGGTATCTCTCCATGTGAGCAGGTGATGCATCAGCCGATCACGCTCTATGATGCCAATGGCAAGGCGTGGACGCCGCGCAATACTGGAGCTAAGCGGGTGGGGGAGATGGTCTCGATCAAGTGGGGACTACAAAACTCCTCTAACTGGGTCACGGCATACCTAATGGGTCGCACCTCGCCCTATACCTTTGTTCGCTTGCTCCACTCCTTCGGCATCAAAGGCAATATAGATCCTGTCGTCTCTGTGGCTCTCGGCACACCCGATGTGACGGTCAGCGAGATGGTGGCGGCTTACAGTGCTTTTGTCAATCAAGGTATCCGTGTCGACCCGATTCCTGTGACTCGTATCGAGGACCGCTACGGCAATGTGGTGGCGACCTTTACGGCTAATCTTACGGAGGTCCTTCCTGCACGAGCTGCATTGCAGATGCTGGACATGATGCGTGCCGTCATCGATGGCGGTACGGGCGGTAGACTGCGCTTCCGACACAATCTGACGATGCCTCTGGGAGGTAAGACGGGTACGACACAGCGCCACAGCGATGGTTGGTTCGTCGGCTTCTCTCCTGAGATCGTGGCGGGTTGTTGGGTCGGTGGCGAGGAGCGCTCGATACACTTCCGCTCGATGGCGTATGGTCAGGGTGCCTCAGCAGCGCTGCCTATCTTTGGCTACTTTATGAAGGCAGTCTATGCAGATCCGTCGCTGGGCTACTCGGTGGGGACGCCGTTCAACGTACCTGCGGGCTTCTCTCCATGTGGCGAGCAGGCAACGGTCGAGCTACACGAGCCTCTGAGCGAGGCTGTCGATGATGCCGTCGATGACGTTCTAGACTCTATCTTAGAGTGA